Proteins encoded in a region of the Ralstonia pseudosolanacearum genome:
- a CDS encoding glutathione S-transferase family protein, which produces MPTDRHLILYHAPHSRSAGARMLLEELNADYTLHPLNLKTNAQRAPAYLEINPMGKVPALRHGDVLITEQAAVYMYAAELYAEAGLSPAVGDPLRGPYLRWMVFYGSCLEPALVDRSMQRPPAPASLSPYGDFDAVNNLINGQLARGPHLLGERFTAADVLWGAALHWMVGFKLVPETPVIRAYVDRIQARPAIQRAQALDAALAAEQSAAAA; this is translated from the coding sequence ATGCCGACAGACCGTCACCTGATCCTCTACCACGCTCCGCACAGCCGCTCGGCCGGTGCCCGCATGCTGCTTGAGGAGCTGAACGCGGATTACACGCTCCACCCGCTCAACCTCAAGACGAACGCGCAGCGCGCGCCCGCCTATCTCGAGATCAATCCGATGGGCAAAGTCCCGGCGCTGCGCCACGGCGACGTACTGATCACCGAGCAGGCGGCCGTCTATATGTACGCGGCGGAGCTGTATGCGGAAGCCGGCCTGTCGCCGGCGGTGGGCGACCCGCTGCGCGGGCCCTACCTGCGGTGGATGGTGTTCTACGGCTCGTGCCTTGAGCCCGCCCTGGTGGACCGCTCGATGCAGCGCCCGCCGGCCCCCGCGTCACTGTCACCCTATGGCGACTTCGACGCGGTCAACAACCTGATCAATGGGCAACTCGCGCGCGGCCCGCACCTGCTGGGCGAGCGCTTTACCGCCGCCGATGTGCTGTGGGGCGCCGCGCTGCACTGGATGGTGGGGTTCAAGCTGGTGCCGGAAACACCGGTGATCCGGGCCTACGTCGACCGCATCCAGGCGCGGCCGGCGATCCAGCGCGCCCAGGCGCTGGACGCGGCGCTGGCGGCCGAGCAGAGCGCGGCCGCCGCCTGA
- a CDS encoding methyl-accepting chemotaxis protein: MLHSIRTRILLTCVAIVVGALTFAGGLNYVVTRSYNDDAIRQNVQSVARGHIAGIDDWVASKTRMVVALQDAALSADPVPALKTVAASGGFISVYVGYPDKSYKFADPTGIPPTYDPTARPWYKLAVEAGKPVVTPPYISASTGKLVVTFAVPILRDGGLKGVVASDVSMDAVIANVKAIHPTPASFGFLVNAAGKIVAHPDDKFTLKPVTDLSAGLNEATLAALAQSDKPLEVEVGGAAKLLHRQGVQGTDWGLVVALDKSDATAGMRSLVVTSIGVLVVVALVAAAIVGAMTARAFRRLSMIRDAMDDIGSGSGDLTKRLPADGQDEVAQIARSFNAFADKLTAVLQQIRLGSDSVRSAAQEIAAGNADLSQRTEEQASSLEETASSMEELTSIVKQNADNARQASSLAVSASDVATRGGSVVGQVVQTMGGINESSKKIADIIGVIESIAFQTNILALNAAVEAARAGEQGRGFAVVASEVRSLAQRSAGAAKEIKALIHDSVGRVSNGTALVDQAGVTMAEIVEAVKRVTDIMGEISAASEEQSSGIEQVNQAVNQMDQVTQQNAALVEQAAAAAESLEEQARNLNDAVGSFRLSR, from the coding sequence ATGCTCCACTCCATCCGTACCCGCATTTTGCTGACCTGCGTCGCCATCGTGGTGGGCGCATTGACCTTCGCCGGCGGCCTCAACTACGTCGTCACCCGCTCCTACAACGACGACGCGATCCGCCAGAACGTGCAGTCCGTCGCGCGCGGCCATATCGCCGGCATCGACGACTGGGTGGCCTCCAAGACCCGGATGGTGGTGGCGCTGCAGGATGCGGCGCTGTCGGCCGATCCGGTGCCGGCGCTCAAGACCGTGGCCGCCTCGGGCGGCTTCATCAGCGTCTATGTCGGCTACCCCGACAAGTCATACAAGTTCGCGGACCCGACCGGGATTCCGCCGACCTACGATCCGACCGCGCGCCCCTGGTACAAGCTGGCCGTGGAGGCCGGCAAGCCGGTGGTGACACCGCCTTACATCAGTGCCAGCACCGGCAAGCTGGTGGTCACGTTCGCCGTGCCCATCCTGCGCGACGGCGGCCTGAAGGGCGTGGTCGCCAGCGATGTGTCGATGGACGCCGTGATCGCCAACGTCAAGGCCATCCACCCGACGCCGGCCAGCTTCGGCTTCCTGGTCAACGCCGCCGGCAAGATCGTCGCCCATCCCGATGACAAATTCACGCTCAAGCCGGTCACCGACCTGTCGGCCGGCCTGAACGAAGCGACCCTCGCCGCGCTTGCGCAGAGCGACAAGCCGCTGGAGGTCGAGGTGGGCGGTGCCGCCAAGCTGCTCCATCGCCAGGGCGTGCAGGGCACCGACTGGGGCCTGGTGGTGGCGCTCGACAAGTCCGACGCGACCGCCGGCATGCGTTCGCTGGTGGTCACGTCGATCGGCGTGCTGGTGGTGGTGGCGCTGGTGGCGGCCGCCATCGTCGGCGCGATGACGGCGCGTGCGTTCCGCCGCCTGTCGATGATCCGCGACGCGATGGACGACATCGGCTCCGGCAGCGGCGACCTCACCAAGCGCCTGCCCGCCGACGGCCAGGACGAAGTCGCGCAGATCGCCCGCTCGTTCAACGCCTTCGCCGACAAGCTGACCGCGGTGCTGCAGCAGATCCGCCTGGGCAGCGACTCGGTGCGCTCGGCCGCGCAGGAGATCGCCGCCGGCAACGCCGATCTGTCGCAGCGCACCGAAGAGCAGGCCAGCTCGCTGGAGGAGACCGCCTCCAGCATGGAAGAGCTGACCAGCATCGTGAAGCAGAACGCCGACAATGCGCGTCAGGCAAGCTCGCTGGCGGTCAGCGCCTCCGACGTGGCGACGCGCGGCGGCAGCGTGGTCGGCCAGGTGGTTCAGACCATGGGCGGCATCAACGAGAGCAGCAAGAAGATCGCCGACATCATCGGCGTGATCGAGAGCATCGCGTTCCAGACCAACATCCTGGCGCTCAACGCCGCCGTGGAAGCGGCGCGCGCGGGCGAGCAGGGCCGCGGCTTCGCGGTGGTGGCGAGCGAGGTGCGCAGCCTGGCGCAGCGCTCGGCGGGCGCGGCCAAGGAGATCAAGGCGCTGATCCACGATTCGGTCGGTCGTGTCTCCAACGGCACCGCGCTGGTCGACCAGGCCGGCGTGACCATGGCCGAGATCGTCGAGGCCGTGAAGCGCGTGACCGACATCATGGGCGAGATCTCCGCCGCGTCGGAAGAGCAGAGCAGCGGCATCGAACAGGTCAACCAGGCCGTCAACCAGATGGACCAGGTAACGCAGCAGAACGCCGCGCTGGTCGAGCAGGCCGCCGCCGCCGCGGAATCGCTGGAAGAGCAGGCGCGCAACCTGAACGACGCGGTCGGCTCGTTCCGCCTGTCGCGCTGA
- a CDS encoding S-(hydroxymethyl)glutathione dehydrogenase/class III alcohol dehydrogenase: protein MKTKAAIAWKSGAPLTIEDVDLQGPRAGEVLVEIKATGICHTDYYTLSGADPEGIFPAILGHEGAGVVLDVGAGVTSLKAGDHVIPLYTPECRQCKFCLSRKTNLCQAIRATQGKGLMPDGTSRFSIDGKPIFHYMGTSTFANHIVVPEIALAKIRPDAPFDKVCYIGCGVTTGVGAVVYTAKVEAGANVVVFGLGGIGLNVIQGAKMVGADKIIGVDLNPAREAMARKFGMTHFVNPKDVDNVVDHIIQLTDGGADYSFECIGNTQVMRQALECCHKGWGKSIIIGVAEAGAEISTRPFQLVTGREWKGSAFGGARGRTDVPKIVDWYMEGKLNIDDLITHTLPLERINEGFDLMKRGESIRSVVLY from the coding sequence ATGAAAACCAAAGCCGCCATCGCCTGGAAATCCGGCGCGCCGCTGACCATCGAAGACGTGGATCTGCAAGGCCCGCGCGCCGGCGAAGTGCTGGTCGAGATCAAGGCCACCGGCATCTGCCACACCGACTACTACACGCTGTCGGGCGCCGACCCCGAGGGCATCTTCCCGGCCATCCTCGGCCACGAGGGCGCGGGCGTGGTGCTCGACGTGGGCGCGGGCGTGACCTCGCTCAAGGCCGGCGACCACGTGATCCCGCTCTACACGCCCGAATGCCGCCAGTGCAAGTTCTGCCTGTCGCGCAAGACCAACCTGTGCCAGGCGATCCGCGCCACGCAGGGCAAGGGGCTGATGCCGGACGGCACCTCGCGCTTCTCGATCGACGGCAAGCCGATCTTCCACTACATGGGCACCTCCACCTTCGCCAACCACATCGTGGTGCCGGAGATCGCGCTGGCGAAGATCCGCCCCGACGCGCCGTTCGACAAGGTCTGCTACATCGGCTGCGGCGTCACCACCGGCGTGGGCGCGGTGGTCTACACGGCCAAGGTGGAGGCCGGCGCCAACGTGGTGGTGTTCGGCCTGGGCGGCATCGGCCTGAACGTGATCCAGGGCGCGAAGATGGTGGGCGCCGACAAGATCATCGGCGTCGATCTGAACCCGGCGCGCGAGGCGATGGCGCGCAAGTTCGGCATGACGCATTTCGTCAACCCGAAGGACGTCGACAACGTGGTCGACCACATCATCCAGCTCACCGACGGCGGCGCGGACTATTCCTTCGAGTGCATCGGCAACACGCAGGTCATGCGCCAAGCGCTGGAGTGCTGCCACAAGGGCTGGGGCAAGTCGATCATCATCGGCGTGGCCGAGGCCGGCGCGGAGATCAGCACGCGCCCGTTCCAGCTCGTCACCGGCCGCGAGTGGAAAGGCTCGGCCTTCGGCGGCGCGCGCGGGCGCACCGACGTGCCGAAGATCGTCGACTGGTACATGGAAGGCAAGCTCAACATCGACGACCTGATCACGCACACGCTGCCGCTCGAGCGCATCAACGAGGGCTTCGACCTGATGAAGCGCGGCGAGTCGATCCGCTCGGTGGTCCTGTACTGA
- the fghA gene encoding S-formylglutathione hydrolase, with translation MSQSPTLELLSEHACFGGVQRFYRHASAAIGLPMRFSVYLPPQALAGERCPALIYLAGLTCTEETFPIKASAQRIAAREGLILIAPDTSPRGANVPGEADSWDFGVGAGFYLDATQAPWREHYRMETYIVEELYHLVRVAFPVAAGRVGIFGHSMGGHGALTLALRHREHFASVSALAPIAHPSACPWGVKAFTGYLGEDRTAWAAHDATRLMQLANNPFPGGILIDQGEADTFLAEQLYPDDFAAACEAAGQPLQLRRHPGYDHGYYFIQSFIEDHLRHHAAQLRSAG, from the coding sequence ATGAGCCAGTCACCGACACTCGAACTGCTCTCGGAGCACGCCTGCTTCGGCGGCGTGCAGCGCTTTTACCGGCACGCCTCGGCGGCGATCGGGCTGCCGATGCGCTTCTCGGTCTACCTGCCGCCGCAGGCCCTGGCCGGCGAGCGCTGCCCGGCGCTGATCTACCTCGCCGGGCTGACCTGCACCGAAGAGACCTTCCCGATCAAGGCCAGCGCCCAGCGCATCGCCGCGCGCGAGGGGCTGATCCTGATCGCGCCCGACACCAGCCCGCGCGGCGCCAACGTGCCGGGCGAGGCGGACAGCTGGGATTTCGGCGTCGGCGCCGGCTTCTACCTGGATGCGACGCAGGCGCCGTGGCGCGAGCACTACCGGATGGAGACCTACATCGTCGAGGAGCTGTACCACCTCGTGCGGGTCGCCTTCCCGGTAGCGGCGGGGCGCGTCGGCATTTTCGGGCATTCGATGGGCGGGCACGGTGCGCTGACGCTGGCGCTGCGTCACCGCGAGCACTTCGCCTCGGTCTCGGCGTTGGCGCCCATTGCGCATCCGTCGGCCTGCCCGTGGGGCGTGAAAGCGTTCACCGGCTACCTCGGCGAGGACCGCACCGCCTGGGCCGCGCACGACGCCACACGGCTGATGCAACTGGCGAACAACCCGTTTCCCGGCGGCATCCTGATCGATCAAGGCGAGGCGGACACCTTCCTCGCCGAACAGCTGTACCCCGATGACTTCGCCGCCGCGTGCGAGGCGGCCGGGCAGCCGCTGCAACTGCGCCGCCATCCCGGCTACGACCACGGCTATTACTTCATCCAGTCCTTCATCGAAGACCACCTGCGGCACCACGCGGCGCAACTGCGTAGTGCCGGCTAG
- a CDS encoding paraquat-inducible protein A yields the protein MEWFDVRLPFPLPASWRAALSGAVPGIASGAPADALAAPVAEPLPGDPDAWIACEHCDTLHRHEVIALDEEARCTRCGVKLYRNQTERLSVLLPLVVTGLIVYIVANAFPIAEMDGGGNRNATTLWNAVEALYNYDMPFAAVLVALTTGLFPLMYLVVLAPLLIARARGRRHPSAALALRTAALIRPWAMIEIFMLGAVVALIKVAHMVSLEADTGLWAFAMLTVFMTIALSIDLRPFWRELGLTHPPAQADAADAPDAAARPNDNTSGEAHP from the coding sequence ATGGAGTGGTTCGACGTGAGATTGCCCTTTCCGCTGCCGGCCTCCTGGCGCGCCGCCCTGTCCGGGGCCGTGCCGGGCATCGCATCGGGCGCGCCTGCCGATGCGCTCGCCGCGCCGGTCGCCGAACCGCTGCCCGGCGACCCCGACGCGTGGATCGCCTGCGAGCACTGCGACACGCTGCACCGGCACGAAGTCATCGCGCTGGATGAAGAGGCGCGCTGCACGCGCTGCGGCGTCAAGCTCTACCGCAACCAGACCGAACGGCTGTCGGTGTTGCTGCCGCTGGTGGTCACCGGGCTGATCGTCTACATCGTCGCCAATGCGTTCCCGATCGCCGAGATGGACGGCGGCGGCAACCGCAACGCCACCACGCTGTGGAACGCCGTCGAGGCGCTGTACAACTACGACATGCCGTTCGCGGCGGTGCTGGTGGCACTCACCACCGGCCTGTTCCCGCTGATGTACCTGGTCGTGCTGGCGCCGCTGCTGATCGCGCGCGCGCGCGGCCGGCGGCATCCGTCCGCCGCGCTGGCGCTGCGCACGGCCGCGCTGATCCGGCCGTGGGCCATGATCGAGATCTTCATGCTGGGCGCGGTGGTGGCGCTGATCAAGGTGGCGCACATGGTGTCGCTGGAAGCGGACACCGGCCTGTGGGCCTTCGCCATGCTGACCGTGTTCATGACCATCGCGCTGTCGATCGACCTGCGGCCGTTCTGGCGCGAGCTCGGCCTGACGCATCCGCCCGCACAGGCGGATGCCGCCGACGCCCCCGATGCCGCCGCGCGCCCCAACGACAACACCAGCGGCGAGGCCCACCCATGA
- a CDS encoding paraquat-inducible protein A gives MTTADATPAPQPQQPARPLRAAAHGLATCERCGLLARLPGAREDARAALAQEEAPDHAAAPICPRCLSPIHVRKPDSLRRCWALLLAAAAMYLPANMLPVMITETLLGTQQDTILSGIVYLWTSGSWHLAIIVFIASFFVPLVKLGILAVLCLSVRQRWRWKPRTRTRLYVIVEAIGRWSMLDVFVIALLAGLVHLSTLAVIKPGPGVAPFAGVVVLTMIAARCFDPRLIWDAIDEPDPEETTA, from the coding sequence ATGACCACCGCTGACGCCACACCCGCCCCGCAACCGCAGCAGCCGGCTCGCCCGCTGCGCGCCGCCGCGCATGGGCTGGCGACCTGCGAACGCTGCGGCCTGCTGGCCCGCCTGCCCGGCGCGCGCGAGGACGCCCGCGCCGCCCTGGCGCAGGAGGAAGCCCCCGACCACGCCGCCGCGCCGATCTGCCCGCGCTGCCTGTCGCCGATCCACGTGCGCAAGCCCGACAGCCTCAGGCGCTGCTGGGCGCTGCTGCTGGCCGCCGCCGCCATGTACCTGCCCGCCAACATGCTGCCCGTGATGATCACGGAAACGCTGCTCGGCACCCAGCAGGACACCATCTTGAGCGGCATCGTCTACCTGTGGACATCGGGCTCATGGCACCTGGCCATCATCGTGTTCATCGCCAGTTTCTTCGTGCCGCTGGTCAAGCTGGGCATCCTGGCGGTGCTGTGCCTGTCGGTGCGGCAGCGCTGGCGCTGGAAGCCGCGCACGCGCACGCGCCTGTACGTGATCGTCGAGGCGATCGGCCGCTGGTCGATGCTCGACGTGTTCGTGATCGCGCTGCTGGCCGGGCTGGTGCACCTGTCCACGCTGGCGGTCATCAAGCCCGGCCCGGGCGTCGCCCCCTTTGCCGGCGTGGTCGTGCTGACCATGATCGCCGCCCGCTGTTTCGACCCCCGCCTGATCTGGGACGCCATCGACGAGCCCGACCCCGAAGAGACCACCGCATGA
- a CDS encoding PqiB family protein, which yields MTDPVDTRDIPPPRRMKRKRWLPSLIWLVPIVALAVGATLMTRVILARGAQITVTFSSAEGIEAGKTRVKYKSVDIGVVKSVGLTDDRSGAVVLIELTRDGKAFAVADTRLWVVRPRVAAGSISGLGTLLSGAYIGVDGGRTKEHKSVFKGLDTPPAIYADTPGKQFTLHANDLGSLDTGAPVYFRRVRVGQVTSYDIDADGKGVTLHIFVNAPFDRFVTRSSRFWNASGIDLKLDASGLKVDMQSLLTVALGGIAFQSPEDADRDPAPQNTEFQLVRNEAMALKDPEHVSQTVVMYFHRSLRGLTVGAPVEFKGINVGEIRSIGIHYSKERHEFVLPVTAVLYPTRFGMDIRDDTAAHAVDDTRTQFDTLIRNGMRAQLKSASLLTGQQFVQLDFVEPAERGKTPPRFGLRERDGAYVFPTADNPTDDIEAQIAGIVKKLNKVPFEQIGQDVHRALNSLDATLKQTELLAKTVNNDLAPQMKDTLAEARRTLETARQAFSEDAPLQRNARDTLEQVAKAATSVRVLTDYLDRHPEALIRGKAKDAQ from the coding sequence ATGACCGATCCCGTTGATACCCGCGACATCCCCCCGCCCCGCCGCATGAAGCGCAAGCGCTGGCTGCCCTCGCTGATCTGGCTGGTGCCGATCGTGGCCCTGGCCGTCGGGGCCACGCTGATGACGCGCGTGATCCTGGCGCGCGGCGCGCAGATCACCGTCACCTTCAGTTCGGCCGAGGGCATCGAGGCGGGCAAGACGCGCGTCAAGTACAAGAGCGTGGACATCGGCGTGGTGAAATCCGTCGGCCTGACCGACGACCGCTCCGGCGCCGTCGTGCTGATCGAGCTGACGCGCGACGGCAAGGCCTTCGCGGTGGCGGACACGCGCCTCTGGGTGGTGCGCCCGCGCGTGGCGGCGGGCAGCATCTCGGGGCTGGGCACGCTGCTGTCGGGCGCCTACATCGGCGTGGACGGCGGCCGCACCAAGGAGCACAAGTCCGTCTTCAAGGGGCTCGACACCCCGCCGGCCATCTACGCCGATACGCCGGGCAAGCAGTTCACGCTGCACGCCAACGACCTGGGCTCGCTCGACACCGGCGCGCCGGTGTACTTCCGCCGCGTGCGCGTCGGCCAGGTCACCAGCTATGACATCGACGCCGACGGCAAGGGCGTGACGCTGCACATCTTCGTCAACGCGCCGTTCGACCGGTTCGTCACGCGCAGCTCGCGCTTCTGGAACGCCAGCGGCATCGACCTCAAGCTCGACGCCAGCGGCCTGAAGGTCGACATGCAATCGCTGCTGACGGTGGCGCTGGGCGGCATCGCCTTCCAGTCGCCGGAAGACGCCGACCGCGACCCCGCCCCGCAGAACACCGAGTTCCAGCTGGTGCGCAACGAGGCGATGGCACTGAAAGACCCCGAGCACGTCTCGCAGACCGTGGTGATGTACTTCCACCGCTCGCTGCGCGGCCTGACGGTGGGCGCGCCGGTGGAGTTCAAGGGCATCAACGTGGGCGAGATCCGGTCGATCGGCATCCACTACAGCAAGGAGCGCCACGAGTTCGTGCTGCCGGTGACGGCGGTGCTGTACCCGACGCGCTTCGGCATGGACATCCGCGACGACACCGCCGCGCACGCCGTCGACGACACCCGCACCCAGTTCGACACGCTGATCCGCAACGGCATGCGCGCGCAGCTCAAGAGCGCCAGCCTGCTGACCGGGCAGCAGTTCGTGCAGCTCGACTTCGTCGAGCCGGCCGAGCGCGGCAAGACGCCGCCGCGCTTCGGCCTGCGCGAGCGCGACGGCGCCTACGTGTTCCCGACCGCCGACAATCCGACCGACGACATCGAGGCCCAGATCGCCGGCATCGTGAAGAAGCTCAACAAGGTGCCGTTCGAGCAGATCGGCCAGGACGTGCACCGCGCCCTGAACTCGCTCGACGCGACGCTCAAGCAGACCGAGCTGCTGGCCAAGACCGTCAACAACGACCTGGCGCCGCAGATGAAGGACACGCTGGCCGAGGCCCGCCGCACGCTGGAGACCGCGCGCCAAGCCTTCTCCGAGGATGCCCCGCTGCAGCGCAACGCGCGCGACACGCTGGAGCAGGTGGCCAAGGCCGCCACCTCCGTGCGCGTGCTGACCGACTACCTGGACCGACACCCCGAGGCCCTGATCCGGGGCAAGGCAAAGGACGCCCAATGA
- a CDS encoding PqiC family protein, which translates to MMMRANRSSFLRLAGVAGAAALVGACASPEPTLHTLSLRAAAPAPEAARIQRAFRLSGVRVPERLDKPQIVLRTSDSQVQELEQQRWAAPFGSELRDALSAELADGLSAVDVGGATAPAGVPLYRISADVQRFDARPAREVSALVTWHVARDAATPGSALTCQTTLAEPAGGEIDAVVTATQGVVRQWSQRIAESVRSLEAPGKGQPAWCR; encoded by the coding sequence ATGATGATGCGAGCAAACCGTTCTTCCTTCCTGCGGCTGGCGGGCGTGGCCGGTGCCGCCGCCCTAGTGGGCGCGTGCGCCTCGCCGGAGCCGACGCTGCATACGCTGTCGCTGCGGGCGGCGGCGCCGGCGCCCGAGGCGGCGCGCATTCAGCGCGCCTTCCGGCTGTCCGGCGTGCGCGTGCCCGAGCGGCTCGACAAGCCGCAGATCGTGCTGCGCACCTCCGACAGCCAGGTGCAGGAACTGGAGCAGCAACGCTGGGCGGCGCCGTTCGGCTCGGAGCTGCGCGACGCGCTGTCGGCCGAACTGGCCGATGGGCTGTCCGCGGTGGACGTGGGTGGCGCGACCGCGCCTGCCGGCGTGCCGCTCTATCGCATCAGCGCCGATGTGCAGCGCTTCGACGCGCGGCCGGCGCGGGAAGTGTCGGCGCTGGTGACCTGGCACGTGGCGCGCGACGCGGCCACGCCGGGCAGCGCCTTGACCTGCCAGACCACGCTGGCCGAGCCGGCCGGCGGCGAGATCGACGCGGTGGTGACGGCCACGCAGGGCGTGGTCAGGCAGTGGTCGCAGCGCATCGCGGAGAGCGTGCGCAGCCTCGAGGCGCCGGGCAAGGGCCAGCCAGCCTGGTGCCGCTAG
- a CDS encoding aminotransferase-like domain-containing protein, whose protein sequence is MSVIELTPAPAVRPPGAQPLYRMLADHYLGAMRSGVLTPGQRMPSVRTLMRTHSVSLSTALQVCRHLESEGWLEARERSGYFVRQPRRALLAPAKEPEVATPDPAAYVGVHARVSAIIARGLQARARVDLSGASGAATLYPSAVLNRIATQMLRARPLLLTQAVMPNGHPDLQSAVARRALEMGVQVAPDDVVVTHGCIEAVNLALRAVAQPGDTVAVESPTYYGLLQVLECLGMRAVEIPTSPRTGISLEALEMAVQAYGNIRAVVVVPNLQNPLGSIMPDAAKRRLAAFCEANAIPLIEDDTYSALGDGPAPLKAIKAWDRTGNVIYCASLNKTIAPGLRLGWMTGGRWQERVEMLKFAQSRPNDSWSQVTAARLLASGAYDRHIRTLRQTLREQRERMAEAIAGCFPAGTRLSVPAGGVAMWVELPASVSSMALFERALAHGIRIAPGTMFSNLNRFDHYFRICFGLPYTAEVEAALAQLGQLAHRLAEA, encoded by the coding sequence ATGTCCGTGATCGAGCTGACTCCCGCCCCTGCCGTGCGCCCGCCTGGCGCGCAGCCGCTGTATCGCATGCTGGCCGACCACTACCTCGGCGCCATGCGCAGCGGCGTGCTCACGCCCGGCCAGCGCATGCCGTCCGTCCGCACGCTGATGCGCACGCACAGCGTCAGCCTGTCGACCGCGCTGCAGGTCTGCCGGCATCTGGAGTCCGAAGGGTGGCTGGAGGCGCGCGAGCGCTCGGGCTATTTCGTGCGCCAACCGCGGCGCGCGCTGCTGGCGCCGGCCAAGGAGCCGGAAGTGGCCACGCCCGACCCGGCCGCCTACGTGGGCGTGCATGCGCGGGTGTCGGCCATCATCGCGCGCGGGCTGCAGGCCCGGGCCCGGGTCGACCTGTCGGGCGCCAGCGGCGCGGCCACGCTGTATCCGTCCGCCGTGCTCAACCGTATCGCTACGCAGATGCTGCGCGCGCGTCCGCTGCTGCTGACGCAGGCCGTCATGCCCAACGGGCATCCGGATCTGCAGAGCGCCGTGGCGCGCCGCGCGCTCGAAATGGGCGTGCAGGTGGCGCCGGACGACGTGGTGGTCACGCACGGCTGCATCGAGGCGGTGAACCTGGCGCTGCGCGCGGTGGCGCAGCCGGGCGATACGGTGGCGGTGGAGTCGCCCACTTACTACGGCCTGCTGCAGGTGCTCGAATGCCTGGGCATGCGCGCGGTGGAGATCCCCACCAGCCCGCGCACCGGCATCTCGCTGGAAGCGCTGGAGATGGCGGTGCAGGCCTACGGCAACATCCGCGCGGTGGTGGTGGTGCCCAACCTGCAGAATCCGCTCGGCAGCATCATGCCGGACGCGGCCAAGCGGCGGCTGGCGGCCTTCTGCGAAGCGAACGCCATCCCGCTGATCGAAGACGATACGTATAGCGCCCTGGGCGACGGCCCCGCGCCGCTCAAGGCCATCAAGGCCTGGGACCGCACCGGCAACGTGATCTACTGCGCCTCGCTCAACAAGACGATCGCGCCGGGCCTGCGGCTCGGATGGATGACGGGCGGCCGCTGGCAGGAGCGCGTGGAGATGCTGAAGTTCGCGCAGTCGCGCCCGAACGATTCATGGTCGCAGGTGACGGCCGCGCGCCTGCTGGCATCCGGCGCGTACGACCGCCATATCCGTACCTTGCGCCAGACCCTGCGCGAGCAGCGTGAGCGCATGGCCGAGGCGATCGCTGGCTGCTTCCCGGCCGGCACGCGGCTGTCGGTGCCGGCCGGCGGCGTGGCGATGTGGGTGGAGCTGCCGGCCAGCGTGTCGTCGATGGCGCTGTTCGAGCGGGCGCTCGCGCACGGCATCCGCATTGCGCCGGGGACGATGTTCTCCAACCTCAACCGCTTCGACCACTACTTCCGCATCTGCTTTGGCCTGCCGTACACGGCCGAGGTGGAGGCGGCGCTGGCGCAGCTCGGCCAGCTCGCGCACCGGTTGGCCGAAGCCTAG